CGACGGCTTCTGTTGCAATCACTGAACCTGTTAGCGTTAGATCGCCAGCGATTGTTGTAGATGGCAAATAAATAGTACCATCACTGGAAGAAAGTGAGTTGGAGGCTGTGGCACTTGCGCtagaagctgaagaagtGATAGAACCTAAGGAACCGGAAGTGAAGGAACTTGGGACGCCAGAAACAGATGAGGTCGATAGAGGGATAGAACTTGAGAAATCAGAACTGAAAGTGATTGATTGTGTGGCAGTGGCGGATGAAAGAGAGGCGAATGAGCTGGAAGCGAACGGAGCTGATTGAGATACAGAACTCAAGATGTCGGTAGCGGATGAGGTCGATGGAGCGATAGAACTTGAGACATCGGAAGCAGATGAAGCAGATTGAGTGATGGAAGTACTAATCGCAAAGGAATCTGAAGAACTTGATGCAACAGCTCTGGATGAACTGTTGCTTGGAATTGACGTGGTATTGCTATAGTACTGGCCCAATGCACCTTGAGAGTAAAGAACCAAGGCTAAAGCAACttgaaatttattgaaacGATTGAACATCTCTTTGAGATAGGCGAGattttaccaaaaaaaattgcagaaATGAAACTTTGTTACTGCTCGGTTATGAAAAGCAGGCATAAAAGGGAAATAATTGGGTTTAAAAAAACAGTACCAATGGAACGAAATGAAGCCTTTTATATGCTTCTTATTGCAGCCTCGCGGATCACGAATACACAATTACAGAAATGACCGTTGGGTTATCTCAAATTTCTGTGCGGGCCTTTCTGCGATGGAATCTGCAAGGTCCGAGCGGGCGTGTCTGGTAAGCAGGAAGGAGACGATAAATTATAGGCAAGGGTACATTTTACTATGAGTATCAACAGCATCCTTCAATTACAAGATTACAATACAAAACGTGCACAATGCCATTCAGTTTACTCAGTTTATCACGGAAACGGCACACAAAACGAGCTAGGAGTACTAGGGCAGGTAGGTACgcaattccttttttttttttacctaGCCCTACTCGATCATTAACCAGTAACGTCCACTCAGAATGGAATACTTGCACTGAAGAATAGTCACATGCCACTCGAAAACCAAAATAgatatctttctttcttccaagCATCAAGAAGCAGTGACTGTACCTCCTCACCGCGAAATATTACTTACCTTTCCTGAGGGACACGGCTACTCCATAAATCGAGACGTGAACGCGATTTTTTCCGCTGTGAAGAAACTGGAGAAGGCCCTTTAAAAAAGCCACGCCCTGTAAAATGCCGTACCCCTTTCGTAATTGCTTCCATAATCAAAACAGAGTTTTGGACTCCTTCTAGGACTCTTCCGCTGGTGAAAATTACGGGATCCTTCTAAAGAGATCTTTACCAATTTTCTAGATTCAATAATGGCGCCCAAACCACAAAAACATAGTCTGTAGCCCCATCAGCTTATTATCCTTGATATCGGATCACACCCACTTTTAGAAGcggaaaagaaagctgaATCACTTTTATAGATGAATTTCGGCAATCTCAAGAGAACATTTTTCCAAGCGAGTTATCAGAATCAATACGGAGGTAGTTTTGACCATCGATTGCCATATTTTACGAAGTTTTTTTGGCCGAATTGGCGTGTAAGTATTTCTagtatttctttttctatataTGGGAGTGTTAGAAGCGTTCAATTTATCCTTTCACGGCCGATTTGAGGATGCGGTGACGTTTTCATTCCAAATTAGCTATTCtatagatttttttacaaaagGAAGTTACAAGTCTGAAGGGCTAGCATTTGCTCAAGGACCGAATGAGAGTGGTATTTGCGTAATTTCCGTCTTTTTTGCTTAATATCCGCTCGGGATATGACCGTCCCATCTTTGACGTAAGCGATACTTGCTTTAGGGTGGTGTGTAACAATGCTATCGTTCACTTGAAAAGATGGTTCCACATCGAAATGTTTGTATTCAGAGCTCACTAATTGCACATAGAATAGATTTCGTATACTGCAGCCCATCCCATCCGTCAACAGAGCTGTACGTCTAGATGACTTTCATAACGATTTACTCACCGTGTTTGTTCTTATAACTTCCCTGGATAAGAAAGTACAGGTTTTGAGCTGACTTGACGAGCTCGAAAAGAAAGATCGGACATCAGTGTTTGTTACGAGGCGACATGTCACTAAACACCAGACTTGTGTCATTTCGAAGAatctttttattcaagaCGCACATAACGATAGTGCTTCtaaagtttcttttttgagcAGCATGGAATCGCCACACTAATATCACACTGTTTCATTACAATGTATACATATTTAAAATGAACAGATTCATGTCCTGTTATAGGCCCggtatatagaatatttaTAACAATGACAGACCAATCTCACGAAAGATCGGACTTTTGTCGTTTTGAGATCCTTCATTCCAGAAGCATCAGGTTCTTTTCGATGTGCCTTTAgtatttcctctttgattAAACGGCGATATCCTTATCTTAATCAAaatttcgaagaaaaacacATGGCccaaaaccaaaaatgaTTTCATACAATCTGAAAATCATCGTGTTCAGCAAATTATAAATAGTTGTAAAGGTATTTTCACGTCGCTTCATTAAATTGGTGAATAGTAAACTGTTGAAAGATGAAAGTACCGTTCATAAAAGCTTATTATAACATAAGAACAAACCACGAAGGCGTGTAATATTCAAGGTTCACAATCACCACGCAAGTAATAAGCGAGAGGTTGTTATGCCAATGACTCACTACGAAAGAACACCCTTGATTCACCAAGTTTTCAACAATGGCCAAACGGGCCCACGTTTATATGTCAAACATGAGATGTTACAACCTGGTGGCAGTTTCAAATCAAGAGGAATCGGACACTTGATAAATAGGAGTAATGAAGAAGCATTGGCTGATGGTTCTGGGAAGCTTGCCGTATTCTCTAGCTCTGGAGGTAACGCTGGCTTGGCAGCAGCCACTGCTTGTAGTTCAATGGCGCTTGACTGCACGGTTGTCGTTCCAAAGACAACAAAATCCAGGAtgattaaaaaaattcagaatGCTGGGGCTAAGGTCATAATCCATGGCAGTCACTGGGGAGAAGCAGATGAATATTTGAGGCAAGAATTAATGATTCAAGAAAGCCAGCTTGGTTCGAAGACGCTCTATGTGCACCCTTTTGATGACGAGAGGATTTGGGAGGGTCATTCTACCATTGTGGATGAAGTTTTACAGCAATTACAGGAAAAGAATATCTCCCTAGCTCGGATAAAGGCTATGGTGTGCAGTGTCGGTGGTGGTGGGCTGTTTAGCGGCATAATCAAAGgtcttgaaagaaataatctTGCCGGCAAAATTCGAGTCATCGCTGTTGAAACTATTGGTTGCGATGTCTTGAACAAATCTCTGGTGAATGGAAGCCCTATAACTCTTGAGAGGCTATCGAGCATTGCAACCTCTTTGGGTTCGCCATATATAGCGCCATTCGCGTTCGAAAGCTTCAACGCTTATGGGTGTAAGTCGGTGGTTTTATCTGATCAGGACGTTCTAGCTACATGCTTAAGATATGCTGACGACTATAATTCTATAGTGGAACCAGCCTGTGGGGCGTCCTTGCATTTGTGTTATCATCAAGagattcttgaaaatgCTCTAGAACAGAAGCTttctgatgatgatatcGTGATCATAATCGCATGTGGTGGATCATGTATGACATATGAAGATTTGGTCGAAACATCTAGAAGAATATCGAGTGTGTTATGATGAAGGGTGTTATGATGAATGAACGAGGTACAATAACCTTCAAAATGGGCCACAATATAAACACGTATATATCAAGTATTATAAAGAGTAGTATACTTTTGTAAATTATGGCTGCTGtcattttgaataaataaCATGTAAATTCATGTAAGTTTTGGTTATATCATCAACATTAACATTAACATGCTATAACAAAGgcattcttcaaaattacGTACTTTACTTGAAGATGAGTTTTCATAGTATCTAGCAGCAGTTTCTGTCGTTCACCTGTCTTTCTAATACATTCTTCATGTATAGAAAATGTCCTTTCTTAGGCTACATAGGGGCTACAATACAATgctttcattcaaaaaatgtgcAAGCGGGAATATTCAGTGTTAAAAATTACTGTGCAACGTATTacggaaaaaataaaatttggTGAACACCACAATCCCAACGATGACCAAAATATTTGAGACTTAGAAAAAAGACTAGAAAAAAGCCCAATGATTATATACTCTGGGCtctgttgaagaaattgaagggAGGAACGTTATCATGGAGTTGCTGGAAACTTgtggcaaaaaaatcatcagaTCTGCATTCTTTTTGTGATTACCGCAGCAACATTTATTCTGGAAATGAGTATTAATCCAAACACAACCTCATTATGTTAAATAGGCGAACGTTCTCGTTAGAGAGGATGCATTCATGGGACCTCATGCCATTCAAGTTTCTTTCGTTAATCTTCTTCGAATAGTCATCTTTAAGTCCCCAAATACCTTTATTTATAGTAAATGTGCATGACAGTTCAGTTTATTGTaaagttttctttattagCAAGATAGTTAATtacatgaaaaatatctaGTGAATAAATCTATAATCAAGGCGTTTCATTCCCTTATCATTAGTGGTCTCCAAATAGTCGATCTGCTCTTCTTTTGTCATTGATTTCCATACACGTTCTTTGTATTTATTCCTACCGATATAATAGAATTTGGTCGCGACAGCCATGCAAATGTTGAAGCAAGTAAATCCTAGAAGTACTTTGTTACCCTTGGTATAATAGGGCTTATCGTCATTCCTGTACATGTTAGATGCAATGATTGATCCAACCTGTGCACTCATATTGTATAATGCTGTCCCCACCGTACGTGATCTTACCgagtttgaaatttcagaGACCCAACCCGCAAGAATAGAATGTGTATAAGGGACCCCAAGTATACCGGTTAGTAGTACATATTTGATCCATGGATTAGTATCGGTTGGCAAGGCGACTAACGAAGCAATGAAAGGAAGCACCCAAACGTTGGCAATCCCTACACAAAGtgatttttcctttaatttGCGTGATAATAATCCAATTAATGGCAGATTAATGAGCAGCAAAGCTTGACCCGGAATTGCCAGGATATTTGAGAGAAATGTAGAGTAATTTAAACTTTTTAATATCAATGACAAATAAGGGCTAACGGTTTGGAGAGATATAAATCCTGTGATACCTTGAATAAACAATGGCCATAAGTCAAATTCTGTCAAGGTGTACAAAATTTCCCTAAAGGTTACCGGTTGCCTATTACTCATATCACCCTTTGATGGGTCATCTCTCAGAATCCGGTTGACCATAATTTTCTCCTCGTGCCCAGTGAAATACGATTTCCCCTTGTGAAATGCTGATTCACCAGTCTGTGTAGGACCCCGGCGCATTAGATAAAAGGACGCTACACCAACAGTAAGAGACAAGAATCCTTCAATTATAAACAAATACTGCCAGCCAGCTAAGTTATGGATTCCTCGCATCTCGATGACTCCGGAAGCTAAGAGGGAACctaaaatttggaaaagagGGATGGCACACCAGAAGAAACTTAAACGAAATGTAAGCTCTGCTCCAGTATAATAATATGACAAATATAAGATGTTATCTGGGATGAATCCGCCTTGCACCATTCCTAATAAACATCTAGTAGCAATAAACTGAGCCcgatttttcaaacctGCCTGGGTAATGGAGATTACACTCCAAAGGACGATTTGTATCGGGATGACTCTTTCTGGACCAAATCTCTTCGAGAGCAAGTTGCCAGGCAGTTCACTTACCAGAAACAAAACTAGATAAACGGTCTGCCCAAGATTGTAGTCGTTGGTATTCATGTTCAAATCAACAATGAAATTATCTGAGACAGCCCTTGCAATGTTTTTCCTTATCAAatccaaaaaggaaaacataACAAAGACCCATAAGAAGATCTTTAGATCTATTTTCCTTATTagctttctttcttcatccttAGTCCATGTAAACTCGGGGTCGAATTTAGACAAACCTTCATAGCCACTGGATTCATAAACCTTTCTCCAGCGCTCCGCTTCACtaaaatcatcaaatgGGTTATGTGACAGGCTTTCTGAATCTGAACTTAAACTTTGTGCGGACACAGAAAGTTGCGCCTTTTCTGTGATCTCGTATTGTTCCTTTTGTAGAGACATCACTGAAATGTTATTTCTTGGTTGGGCTTCTATAATCCTTGAACAGTAAGACTCATGGACATTCGAACCGGTTGGTGCCCTCtttatagtaaattttcTCCGTACAATATGAAGCTATGACATTGAGAGTGTCGTCAGTGTGTTTAACGGCCAGCACTAAACTATCTGACGATAAAGCGTGATGAAAGTGTTGCtatttgtctttttctAACCTACAGCCGGCTGATACTGCGCTGTCTTTTTGTCGaatcaagaatattatCTTATGTTGAAACCTCAAGTGAGGCGTCGATTTGTAGGTGAGGCGTCAGCAAAAATTGCCAAGCTCTACGCCACATGCATAGCAGACCCTTACTTCAAGGGAGTTGCCTAGAACAACTTCGTGTTGCTAAGATGTGCAGCAGCAAATGTGGGTTGGTTGCTCGAGGTTATTCTGTTGATAGTGGCTGTGACTCAAAATTGTAATATGATGTGTTTTCGACACTACTATCCGAGAAAACGGCTTGTTTCGGAACGCTATCGATCCGAAACTCTCGACGCTGAGCGGAATGCcaagaaaggaaagaacGTCGCAAAGAACAGTCACTAACTTGCTGTATGCAACCAGTTGGTTCCTGTCTTTGCATGCGAATTGACCGGCAATATACGTAAGCTTGCTTTACGGATAAAGCAGCCTCAAATTATCTCAATTTACAAAGTGTCTTCTGTGCCAAACTGAGAAAGGGTGATTATTATTGGTTCATTAGATATTTCGTCACAGGACTGTGGTTTCTCGAACCtgtgaatattttatgcctgtttcttttattcCACTGAATCTGCCCAAAGAAAGTCAGGTTATCTATGCGAGCATGGACAAAGGCTTATTGGCTTTCTCGCTGGCTGTAAAACAGCCAGGACACACATCTTGGAGAGCTTTCGACGTATTATGTAAATTGCTATTTTAAGGAACATACATACTGAAAAAAGCTCCGCAGGAAAGTTCTGCGGTCATTATCAAGGAGCGTTTGAGCTTGGTCACTTTTTCCCACTGCGATGTTATCTGCCAATACCTAGAGTTAATTGATATATCACAGTTTATTATCATTTCgtatatattcaatatgGCTTAAAAAGTTATATTTGCTGAGCGATGCAACGGCTGCCACTCAGAAGCAGTCGGAGGCGTTGGCATAGTACTTATTCTGTGAATTTAACGTCATGAGACCTTTCATTAACAGTCAACTGGAAGATGTCTCCCCGGGCGTAGTGACCAACGGGGTCCAAATCAAAGCGAGCTTCGGCGATTAAGTCGGTGTTGATCTCGGCGCTTAAAAGACCCTCTTTGCCCAACAGTGGGCCTGCGATAATCTCCCCGTAAGGATCAATTATAACGCTGCCTCCGTTGATACAGTTCTCATCAGCCGATGTCCATCCAGGCAATTTTCTCTTACCGGTAGCTTGGTCGATCACTTCCCCGTAGCCCATCGCAGTGGCATCTGGCATGAACTGTACTGCGCTAATCACGAACAAGCGGCCTTCATATGCAATGTTTTTCATCACAGTCCTCCATATAGGCCTAGCATCCACCGTTGGTGCGCACCAGATCTCAACACCCTTTGCATACATAGCATACCTTAATAAGGGCATCATATTCTCCCAGCAGATAGCACCACCTATCTTCCCGACAGCGGTGTCCACAACTGGCAATGTCGAACCATCACCTTGGCCCCAGATCAACCTTTCACCAGCTGTTGGCATCAGCTTGCGATGCTTCCCAACGTAACCAGATTGAGGATCAATATAAACCATGGTGCAGTACAGCGTCGTCCCATCGCGCTCGATACACCCAACGCATAGCGATGCGCCGGTGGCCTTCGATAGCGCGCACAATTGGCTGATTTCTGGATACTGGTCTCCAGAGCCAATTTCGATCGCTTCAGCAAGATACCTGGCAAACTCTTCTCTTCCATCTTGCAGACGGTAGCCTAGATAAACCCCGAAGTTTGACCCCTTAGGATACCCACCGAGGGTAGCTTCTGGAATGACGATCAACTCTGCACCAGACTCCTTGATTTCCTTCTCATATGAcaaaatctttttcaaagtatcCTTAGTAGAGCCCGGACAAGAGCCGACTTGCAGAGCAGCAACAATGTGTCTCGGCATTGCAGTCAACTGGAAGTATCCCTTGAGAACTGATGGGCTAGCCTTAATTTAGaatatcaatttttgtCGCCAAACCGCTTTTGTTATTTATACACGCTACTGTTTGAATGACTCATGGACTCTCTTTGTCAGTTTTTCGAAGCAGGAAAGATAACCCCATGTTTGAGATATTGAAACGCACGTTAATGATAaccatcttcaaattgCGGTGGAATTGGCCTATTGTGGCGTTCCCCATGAAATGTGGCTTTGATGCTCATACATTTTCTTACCGAGATGCTAGCAACTTGTTTCAAGATATATTTCCAAGATAATGGGCGGCCTTTAAGATACGATATATCTCAAGTACATCATAACTAGCCATTTTTCGCTTTTTTCCACTGTTATCAAACGGCCCCTAAAGGAGGTGccatctaaaaaaaaaaaaacaagattACACGTCAAAAGAGACTTACATCTGATCAGAGTAACGCCcaattttgttattttgGTCCTGGTGCACGTTTTTGGCGCTCACACCAAGCTCACCCTGAAActcatcttctttggaTGACGGGaccatcttcttttgattgaTAAAGCACTTGAGCATACTGAATGCAAGGAGCCACCGGTAGAATATTGCAGCATGCAAAAATGTCGTAACGACTCGATTGTCTTAAGATCGGATCAGTTAGTCTGATATTAGCGGGGCCAACCTTCGCATGGACGGATGTTGTCGTTATGATATAAGACAAACTATTTCGTCCGAGGAAATCACTGATTGCTGCTACGTGGTTGGTTGAATAGCGATGTCTATTATCGCTTTTGGTACGAAGGACAGGGGCACCAACATTAAGAACCCACAACCGATAAGTAAAGCATGTCCATGGATATGGGAAAACGATTGGgtttattattgtttttctgCAAACGCTATCTTGCAGAGGAGAAACCATTAGTAGTTCGTGTAAGCACCATCGAATGGGGTATGAACATTGTGTTCTTTGTCGTAATTGCTAAAGTGGACGCATAGGCGCGGAAGACTTCAATATACATTATTTCCTGCTGCATTTTGCCGCCCTTCCACTAAACAGCGACGACATTAGTCGAGTTGTTTAGTGGAAGGGCAACTCACAAGAAAGTAAGGCCTGTCATGACCTTGAGGTACGATATTTATGTTGTCAGTACAGTTGCAGAGCTCTCATAGTGTTTTATTCGGTTTGATCAAAATCTATCTGGCCCCTTCTCAAAAGTCGAGTAACCGACCGGCTCGACAACGTGAGCCTTTCCTTGACGTTGTTCGAATGGTGGCAGTGCAAAACGTGGAAACCGCTGGCGGCTGCTTCAGTACGAACATTAAAACATAAACTTGTTGAGATCATGAGTTGGTTGTTTCCAAACCGAACGACGTTTTCCGGAATGCTGCCTCCTGTTTTTTATGAACAGTTGCCTTCTGTAACCCCTGTTTTATCAGCAAGAACATACTATCAATCCGAGAAAATCAAGCTTGCGCTGATATCGCGTCCTGATCATAACGACACCGGTTGCTTTTAGCGAACCTGGCGcagaataaagaaaaaagaaatgaaggaTATTCTGCTGTCTCGTTTCGTGCTTTCATGGGCCCGCTTTGGATTACTTTTGGGTGTCGACGCCATTTCCCTGTAATAATGTTTTCTATCTACTGCTCATATGCATCAAGGTGCAAACCGTTAAGAATCGGGAAAAACCAATTTCTCCCTGGAAACCTCTACAAACGCTATCGCGCAAGAGCGAACAGCTACACGTTGCTGAATAGCGGCGAGTAAAAGACTTAAGGCCCTGAGTCATTTCGTGGGAGTGTCGTGATGCCTTCAAcacttttgttttttaatgttaaagaaataaatttcTTACAACCTCAATTTCAAGGAAATAAAGTTTTTCCACGTACCAGACCGGAAGAAATAGCACGGaagtcaaaaaaaacttcagAAAGAGCCGGAGAAAGTTAAAATCCGCAATTACTTAGAGTTGAGTTACACACCTTCCAAACTAAAAACTTTAGGGTTAGTCAGCTTCATATCACACGTCATTCTTGAAGCGAGCCCTCACCATATCAAGCTAGCGCGGAAAGCTTCCATTGAATAcggagaagaaaagactCAGGAAGATGCACTGCTGAAACTGTTCATTCTAGTATGTCTCGTTTGCACACGCAGAGACATCTACCCTAGTATGGCCGCTACCAGATTCTTCTCTCCCCCGCAAAAGTTACAAAATTCGTCATTTGAGAAATATTACTGAGCAAATTACCAATTCTCGTGTCACGTTATGCTGCCGTTTAACATTTTCCTAACTAAACCGTGCCTTCGTTGACCTCGAGGTACTGTGaaagctttcttttcattccCCCGCATTTTTTACTTTGACcggaaataaaaagaaagcaaaaaaataaaacaaagcctattttggaaattatCCGGGGACCCCAGAAGTACGCGTAGTGTTAATCGACCCCACGTCCAGGGTTCTCCCAGGAGGCTTCTGGAAAAACCGATTGGAAAGCGGATATTAGTCCCGCTGTAAGATTCTAAGGTACGGGAATCGAGTGCCTATTGCAATAACAGAGCCGTTTCTCTGTAAGAATGTTTAAACGACTCTCCTTAACAAAGGTGCTGCTTACCAAATGGGCTCGATAATAGGCATTTTGAGTAGACGAATTTGCAACcgtttttttcatgatgTCCCAGTCTTCCGGTTTGAGAAGAATGATATAAATAGATACGTATTCTTGTTCGtaatacttttttttgttctgcatcttctcttctttttctgttttattttttttcacagcAAGAcaatcaaaataaaaatccATATAGACGTACATGATGCTTTTGAAagctttcattttccttttggcTAGTTTTGCAGCTAAAGTATCCGCGTTGATGACAAACGAAACAAGTGACAGACCTTTGGTCCATTTCACTCCCAACAAAGGTTGGATGAACGACCCAAATGGGTTGTGGTACGACGAAAAAGATGCTAAATGGCATCTTTACTTCCAATACAACCCCAATGACACCGTCTGGGGTACACCATTATTTTGGGGCCATGCTAGTTCCGACGATTTGACTCACTGGCAAGACGAACCTGTCGCTATCGCTCCCAAGCGTAACGACTCAGGTGCTTACTCTGGTTCTATGGTTGTTGATTACAACAACACCAGTGGCTTTTTCAACGACACTATTGACCCAAGACAAA
The nucleotide sequence above comes from Saccharomyces kudriavzevii IFO 1802 strain IFO1802 genome assembly, chromosome: 9. Encoded proteins:
- the NIT1 gene encoding Nit1p (similar to Saccharomyces cerevisiae NIT1 (YIL164C)), with translation MPRHIVAALQVGSCPGSTKDTLKKILSYEKEIKESGAELIVIPEATLGGYPKGSNFGVYLGYRLQDGREEFARYLAEAIEIGSGDQYPEISQLCALSKATGASLCVGCIERDGTTLYCTMVYIDPQSGYVGKHRKLMPTAGERLIWGQGDGSTLPVVDTAVGKIGGAICWENMMPLLRYAMYAKGVEIWCAPTVDARPIWRTVMKNIAYEGRLFVISAVQFMPDATAMGYGEVIDQATGKRKLPGWTSADENCINGGSVIIDPYGEIIAGPLLGKEGLLSAEINTDLIAEARFDLDPVGHYARGDIFQLTVNERSHDVKFTE
- the SKDI09G0060 gene encoding serine/threonine dehydratase family protein, with the protein product MTHYERTPLIHQVFNNGQTGPRLYVKHEMLQPGGSFKSRGIGHLINRSNEEALADGSGKLAVFSSSGGNAGLAAATACSSMALDCTVVVPKTTKSRMIKKIQNAGAKVIIHGSHWGEADEYLRQELMIQESQLGSKTLYVHPFDDERIWEGHSTIVDEVLQQLQEKNISLARIKAMVCSVGGGGLFSGIIKGLERNNLAGKIRVIAVETIGCDVLNKSLVNGSPITLERLSSIATSLGSPYIAPFAFESFNAYGCKSVVLSDQDVLATCLRYADDYNSIVEPACGASLHLCYHQEILENALEQKLSDDDIVIIIACGGSCMTYEDLVETSRRISSVL
- the SOA1 gene encoding Soa1p (similar to Saccharomyces cerevisiae YIL166C), translated to MSLQKEQYEITEKAQLSVSAQSLSSDSESLSHNPFDDFSEAERWRKVYESSGYEGLSKFDPEFTWTKDEERKLIRKIDLKIFLWVFVMFSFLDLIRKNIARAVSDNFIVDLNMNTNDYNLGQTVYLVLFLVSELPGNLLSKRFGPERVIPIQIVLWSVISITQAGLKNRAQFIATRCLLGMVQGGFIPDNILYLSYYYTGAELTFRLSFFWCAIPLFQILGSLLASGVIEMRGIHNLAGWQYLFIIEGFLSLTVGVASFYLMRRGPTQTGESAFHKGKSYFTGHEEKIMVNRILRDDPSKGDMSNRQPVTFREILYTLTEFDLWPLFIQGITGFISLQTVSPYLSLILKSLNYSTFLSNILAIPGQALLLINLPLIGLLSRKLKEKSLCVGIANVWVLPFIASLVALPTDTNPWIKYVLLTGILGVPYTHSILAGWVSEISNSVRSRTVGTALYNMSAQVGSIIASNMYRNDDKPYYTKGNKVLLGFTCFNICMAVATKFYYIGRNKYKERVWKSMTKEEQIDYLETTNDKGMKRLDYRFIH